The following is a genomic window from Chryseobacterium sp. StRB126.
GAAAAGGCTTCCGACAGGTGACATCATCAGATCTCCGTCACCAAGCGGAAATGGCTGGCTGAGCCTGTCTGTGTTACATATTACAGCTAGAGTAAGCTTTTGTGATGGTACTTTTATAAAGAGAGCCGACTCTCCATTGGTTTGTCCATAATGCCAATAATAATCTCTTCCTTTATAAGATTCCACAAACCAGCCCAATCCATAGGGTGTGATAAAACCTGACTCGGTTCTGTTAGGAGTAAAAACCAGTTTTTGTCCTGCTTTCGAAACAAGCTGATAACGATCAATAGCATCCGAATATTTCAACAGATCAGCAACACTTGTTGCCAGTCCGCCAAATGCACCAAATTCATTAAGATACTCAATCCGTTTAATATCACCTGAAGAAGTCAGTTCATAAGGTTTAGCAAGTCTATTGAAGGTTGTCTGGAAAAAAGAAAGAACGGAAGGGTTTGCAGAACTAAATTCGTCCACTTGTTCAGGGGTAATAGATGGCGCAGAGGATGTCATTCTCAGAGGTATCAGTATATTTTCTGACAATAACCGGTAAAAAGGAAGGCCGGATATTTTTTCCAGAATTGGCCCCAGTAATCCATATCGATATCCATTATACTGAAAATGAGATCCCGGAATTTCCTCAGAAGTATGGGTAAGCAGATGTTTTACTGTGATTCCGGGATTATTCAGATTGATCCCGTATTTCTCTACAGGATCATCCAGTTTCAGTTTTCCTTGTTCTACAAACTGCATTACCAGGGTAGAGGTAAAAGTTTTTGTTACGGATGCCACCCGAAAAGTTGTTTGCGCTGTAGCCGGAATATGTTTTTCCAGATCTGCAAATCCATAACCTTTTTGAAGCAAAACAATATTTCCTTGCTTTAAAGCAACGGCCATTCCGGGTATTTTTAATTGGGTACGGATAGAATCCAGCGCAGTACTGAATTGCTCTACCTTTGTTTGTTGGGCTTCAATAAAATTAGATGTAATCATCAAAAATAAAAAAGTCAGTTTTTTCATAGATTGAAACTGAAGAGATTGAACTAAGACTTCATTTTCTCCAAATAAAACTAAACAGATTTTTCTGATTATACAAATGTAATCAATTGTTTTTCAGTAGAGAAAAAAGAAATCCGGAAAATATCTATTTGTTTTTTGTTCCTGTTGCGTTATAAACATTTGTTGAGCTGTTTCCATTACTGTCCACATGGGTAATATAACTTTTATATTTATATCTTTCCCGTCATAATATTGTACTCCGGTTAGATTGTGGTCAGACTTGCTGGGATCATTTGTATAGTATTGAATTTACCTCTTGAAATAGGATATATCCGTATGAAAAAATATCTTATTTTTATCAGATCAGGAAAATGACTATTCCTGACTCTAACAGTAAACTAATTATCATGGATGTCTCATTGAAAAATTACGGATGAGATCAAGAAATTATGAAGAAATATTTTTTATTAGGTTTGATATTATCCTTGCCAGCTCATGCAGAGAAGAACACGGAGCAGGTTATATTCCATCAGAATAACCCCACAACGGTTCAGGAAATCCGATATTTTGAGGATGAACCTCGTTATGGTGCTTATATTTCCAGCAGCAACTGTTCTTTTGAAGTCTTAATTAATGATATTCCTGTTATAAAACATATTGATACCTCCGGTAGCGGTTTGGCCGGTTCTTATTTTCCGCTGAATGAAGGGATTACTAAAAAAGGAAATCAGAAAATTACCATTAAAATGACTCCGGGATTTAATCAGGATAAGAATGTTTTAAATACGGAGCTTTCTCCCAATTCAGAAATACAGGTGAAGATTGTAAAATCACTGAAAAATAAGACGGGAAACTCTGAAGAAGACGAAGTGAGAAAATATTCAACATCTAAAAAGAAACGGGTAAATAACAATACTTTTGAAGATGCATTCACTTTTTTTGCAGACATTCCTTATCATATAGAAACTCTTGAAAATGCTGAGGTTTTACTAACCGATGATAAAGATAAACTGCAGGCTCTCGAGCAGGAAGTAGCTGCTAAATACAATAAAATAAGAGATATTTACATGACCGGCTCATGGAGCACATTGGCAACGATTTATTATAGCAGAGAAAAAAGAGTAGCAAAACAACTGGACTTACTGCCAAATGAGATAAAGGATAGATGGAATGAATATGTATTCCGAACAAATACTGATATTACATTTTTTGATTTAAAACCAATTGAAGACTATAAAATGACCTTTTATGCTGATGGTAAAATCGTATGCCTGCAGAAAATCAATAATGAAAAATCAGCTCTTTGGGGAGGTTTTAAAAGAAAAGGAAAGGATAATATAACGACAACTTACATTACCCTTTACCTTTATCGTCCCAAAGGAACTAAGGATCTGGAAGTATATTAAAATTTTATAAAGAATCAGTGATGGCTAATCCTGTGATGGTGTCTAGCCATTCTTTTCTCTCCTTTGCTGTTAATTCATACAACGGACCTATAAAATGGTTCTCAATGTGTGAAACGCCACAATATTCTAAAATACCTTTCTTGAGCTGAATAAGTCCGCTTGACTGATATTCATCCTCATAAACCTTGAGGGATAGATCCCCTGCTGTAGTAATGATTCTTGCTGATTTTGCATTCAAGAGCCCTTTGCGGTCTCCTTTCTTATCGTTTTTAAAAGCAATTCCGGGGAGAAATGTTCTATCAAAGAACCCTTTCATGATAGCAGGCATACCCAGCCACCAAACAGGATGTATCCACACCGATGCTCACTCCATTGAATATCTTCCAGGGCTTTTACAAGATCAGGCTCCAGTTCCATGCGCTGACAGTAGCCAAATTGCAGATTAGGATTAAATTTCAGTTGTCCAATGGCGATATACCGCACCTCAGCACCGGTAGCTCTACTAGAATTGATATAGGATTCTGCAATAGCAGAATTAAAACTTTCCTGATTCGGATGTCCGTTAATAACGACAATTTTTTTCATGATTTCCGAGTTAAAATACGGTTAAATAATTTGACTTGTTGTTGGTGAAAAGCTTCAGAGAGCTGGCAAGGAAAGAAATCAAAAGCGTGTACAGCGCCTTCAATTTCCAATAGAGTAACTGAAATTCCTGCATCCTGTAATTTTTTCGCATACTCCTTTCCTTCATCTTTTAGTGGATCAAATTCACATAGAATAATGGTAGCCTCAGGAAGGTTTTTAAAATTATTCTCCTGGCATGGAACAGAATACCGAGGGGGATGAGCTGTTGAAGGTTGTAAATAATGTTTCCACATCCATTCAGCAGCTTTTTTAGTCTGCATAGGAGCATGGGCCAGTTCATTCATTGATGAGGTTTTCAATAGATGATCTGTCGGAGGGTACAATAAATATTGATGCAGGATGTTTATTTCCTCTTTATCTCTGGCATAATGAGTTATGGAAGCCGCAATAGTAGCTCCGGCACTGCTTCCGCCGATCATTATCCTGTTTTTATTTCCTCCAATTTGGTCAGCAGATTCTGATAACCATAATAAAACATCATAACCATCTTCCATAGCAGCAGGGAAGGGATGTTTGGGAGCTAAACGATAATCTACGGAGACAATTGCTGCGTCAATGTCCAAAGCCAATCGATAAAAGATAAAATCATATTGTTCCGGTGTTCCGTATATGAAAGCTCCTCCATGAAAATAGAGCAGTACCGGTAAGTTTTGCTTTCCTTTTGGTTGGTAAGCTCTAAGTCTTATATTTCTTTGGGGTTCAGAAGAAGGAATACAGATGTTCTCTACAGAAAGAGATGAAGGAACAGGCGGTAATTCTTCCATTGTCATTACAGCCATTTCTTCTTCTCTGATCTTTTCTGGATGATTGGCCAATAAATATTCATAGTTAATTCCGTTAAATGGACTGTCAGTAATAGCTTTTAAAAGTTCAGTATCTATTTTTTCCTGCATTACAAATCAATTTTGTATCGCAAAAATAGACTGATAAACTAGGTGAAAACAGGTATATTTAAAGCTTATTTAGGTACCTTTGTGCTATGGCAAGAGAAAATATATACCAGTCCCTTGAAGTTTTTTATGAAAAGATAGATCAGTGCCCGTTAAAGGACAGGCAATTCAATTTTTTTGAATTGGTGTATGTGATTTCCGGAATTGGAGATCATATCGTTAATGAGAATAAAATTGCTTATGCTGCCGGGGACCTGTTTTTAATTACTCCTAATGACTATCATGGCTTTGATCTGAATGGAATCTGTGAGTTTATGGTGATTCGTTTTGGGGAAAACTACATTAAAGAATACCAGTGGAAAAGTATAGATCATATCGAATGCCTTTTATATTATGCCTCCCATTTATCAGGCTCGGTACTTGTGAATAACGAGGATAAAAAAATGATAAGCTTGCTCATTCAGAATTTACAGCAGGCCATAGAACATGAGTCAATATATAATGAAGATCTTACCCGGCATCTGGTGAATGCAATCATTGTGATTGCAGCAAGGAACATTGCAGTTATCAAACCTGAGAATATCTCATCCAATACAGATGTCCGTATTCTTCAGATTCTGGATTATATTCAGGAAAATATACGTCAGCCTAAACTTCTGAAAGTAGAAACCATTGCTAATGAGTTCGGATTATCTGCAACGTATCTTGGCAGTTATTTTCGTAAACAGTGTAATGAGTCGATCCAGCAATATCTCTCTTCCTATAAAATTCGTTTGATAGAACATCGATTACGCTTCAGTGATAAAAGAGTTCATGAAATTGCCGATGAGTTTGGATTTGCGGATGAAAGCCATATCAATAAGTTTTTCAAAAGACATAAAGGGAAAAGCCTTAAAGCCTATAGACTGGAGTCAACTTAGATTAAAGTGCATTAAATACCTCCATAATGGCTTCAATAAGCCCTTTATCTACTTTAGATTCTGATGAGGTATCCTGTACAAGCGCCCGCATATTGCCTGAATCATCCCGTTCAAAAACCACTTCGTTACCCTTTACATCTACATAGAATTTATAACCATGGGTAAATGTTGCCAGTTTTACATTGAAAAGCTCTTCTTTTCCTTTATAGGTTACGGGGAGTTCAAATTCTTCCATTATTATTTAATTGGTGCAAATGTCGGAAATTTTTGATTAATGTAAAGGAATATAAAGCCATATTAAACAAGTAAAAGAAGAGAAAATATATATATTTGTGAGAATTAATACATGAAAATATTATTAATTATTTTATAATAGGCAGTAAATCAAATCGCTGTTGATATAGAAATGTAAAACAGGTAAAGAAACACGGGGCTTACTCGATTATGCAGAATTATATAGACATAGAAACAATACCTAATTGTAAAATTGAAGAGGGAAAATTTGAATGGGGAGAGCCTTATCAGGATTATACTCCTGTTTTTATTTTAAAAAGATTTTCATCTTCCAAACTAGAAAATTCAATAATTATTTTTGGCGAAAATAATTGTAAACAGCAGTTATTATCTCTGTATAATGTAATTATCAATCACGAAGAATTAGAAAGAATTGAAAATTATACAGAAGAGGAATTGAGTAGAAAAGCCCTGTTAGAGTTAATTAATTTTTATATCAACAAAAATGAAAATCTACTGGCTCCATGGGATAAATACACGATTGGTCTTATGGAATATGATTATATAGAATATATTGAAAAACAGTTGAAAGATTGTTTTTGCTATGTCAAAATATAATTATAGAACCTTTTATAATGTTAGATAAATTATTTTTATCAGATTGGTAGTGTTTCATAAACTATGTAGGTTTAAAATTAATAACAAGTTATTTTCGTAAAAATTTTTTGAGCTCTGAGGGCTCAAAATTTTCCAGAATATACTACTATAATTGACGAACTTTCTTAAGCTGATAAGTAATGAAAGTTTATCTCATTTTAGTTTTTTCTGAATAAGTTTTTTTTCAATTATTTAACAATGTGCAGTTTATTGATTTCAAAAAAACATTTAAAAACCGTATTAATAAATTTGATGCGGTTTTTAAATGTTATAGTAAAATATGTATTCTTGGTAAGCCGGATAACAGATTATTATTTTCCAGCTGTCTTAAAAAGCAATTCAAGATCTGGTTATTAATATCAACTTTTATTTCAAAATCAAAACGGGCAAATTGGTATTTTGATAAAGCCCTTCAGAAATACTTCTGCTCGCCATATAATAAAGGAAACTATGTTTGCCCGGCAAAGCAATAATAAGATCTGTATTGTTTGAAGCAGCAAAAGTTAAAATCCCATTGATCACATTTTCATCATAGGAATAATGAATACTGCTCGGAATTTCCGTTAAATGCTGTCGGATATAGTCTTCAAGTTCTTTCTTTTTATCAGAGTTGATTTCCGTTTTTTCTTTAGTATTGATATTCAGGAATGACAGATGTACATCATGTTTCTGAATAATTGATTTATGATGGAACAGCCTTTCAAGCTTTTTAATGCCATTGATATCACAGGGAATTACAATATTGTGAATGCTATTATATTGATGGCTATTGGGAACAATCAAGGCTTTAACAGGACTTGTTCTTGCAATACGGATAATATTTTCGGACACAAAACTTTCATTGGAGGAAGTGGAATCATCACTTCCCAAAATGATCATTTCGATCGACGGCTCATTTTTCAATACTTCATTGATACTTCTGGTAATCGCCCAGTCACTTAAAAGCCTGGAGACTTTTACCTCTGGTGAAATCTCTGCAACGACTTGACTTAACTGGTCAAATCGTAATTCTGTTCTTTCTAAAAGGCTATTGACACTTTCTTCATTGACGAATGAGTGACCTTCTGCAATATGCAGATAATCAAATTCTGATTCTCCGGCAATTTTTAAAAGGATGATGTTTTGGTATTCATAGTATTTTGCCCATTCTGCAGCAGCTTTTACAGCATTTTCTGTAGTAGGGGTAAAGTCAATAGGTACAAGGATTGTTCTCATTTTATCTATTTTTTAAATCCTGATTATTCGAGGTTGGCGGTCATTTTTTTTACCAAAAGAAGTGCTTTGCTGATTTCATCTTGATGAAGATCACCGGCTGCTTTTTTGTACAATTCTAATGCCCATGGATATACTTTTTCTATCAATTTTCTTCCTTTTGAAGTAAGAAAAATCTGTTTATTTCTTCTGTCATTTTTATAGGCAATCCGTTCTACCAGTTCCCGCTTCACAAGAACATTAATAAGATAGGTAATGCTCGATTTATCTTTACTTACCTTATTGGCTATTTCCTGTTGATTGATCCCGTCGTTCCTGGAAAGAAGCCCAAGAATTTCAATCAGTTCAAAAGAAAGATCCGGATCGTATTCATTAACGCGAGCCTGAATCTTTTGCCGTAAACGGCTCTTCATTTCAGTCATTGCCCAACCTAACTCTAAGGCTAGTTCAGATATGTTATTTTGATTTTCAGACATATTGTGATAAATAATGGTAAGCCTTAAGTAAAGTATGAAGCTCTATGTTTATGCTTCCTAACAAATGTACGGAAATTAGTTTTAATTTCAACTAATCACCAAAAACATCATGCCAATAATGACTGTCGGTAGATATACATAGATAATGTTAGTTTTATTTTCCTGATGAAAATGAAAGTTCTGAGTTTATTGATAGTTTGCGGTATTAGGATTCTGTGAGTGGCCCCAACGGATGATTTCTCGAATTTTTTTTAAAGAGGATTTATTAAGAATAGAAAGCATTTATGAATATTTGGATGGAGAAGATACAGCATTTGGATTCCAGTATTGAATCCGGAAACTAAAGAGGAACTAATGCAGAAGGTTCCGAAGTTTGAAAGAGCATTCCGACTGATGATGCAACGGGGTGGTTTATACAGAATGTGTAAATCATCTTTTTTATTTAGAATAAAATAAAGGGTTATTTATTAAACTAGTTAAATGTACATTATATCTCATTACTCTAAATTTACGGTATCAAAAAGACGGAGATTTTGGATTCATTAAGATTCTTGTTTATTTCCGATTTGAACATTAAATCAATTTCAAGAAATATAAAGATATTGTCGATGGAAGCTCCGGTGATGATGTAATGGGAAAATTAAACAATCACTTTTTTTAATGTGAAACATGTAAAGTATGTAGGCTTGGATTTTATTATCTAAGTCTATTTTTTTTGTTTGTAATTAAAACATTTTTTTGTTTTAAATACTTGTTTGTTAGTTGTTTGATATGTTTCGTAATTGAATTTCATCAGGTTGAAATTAGGTTCTATTACAAAGGGTGAAAATAAATTCAACTTTTTATCATAAAAAATAATTTATTAAACTAGTTAAATGTGTAGGCCTTCTGACTGTTCTAAATTTGCCATATCAAAATCAAACAAATACTCAGTAAGATTTTAAAATTTAGAATAAAATTCTTACTAAACAACATTAAAAAGTTAAACATTATGAAAAAGTTAATCTTAACATTCGCAGCAGTAGTAGTATCGGTAACAGCATTCGCTCAGAACGCAGGGAAATCAATGCTGAACCCAACAAACCACGCTTTGGTTTTAATTGACCACGAAGGACAGATGGCATTCGCAACAAAAAGTATCAGCATGGAAGAACTGAGAAATAATGTAGCCTTAATTTCCGGAGGTTCAAAGATCTTCAATGTTCCTACAGTGGTAACTACAGTGGCAGAAAAATCGTTCGCAGGACCTGTTTTTCCAGAAATTTCAGAAGTTTATCCTGAAGCAACAAGTGGATATGTGGATAGAACTACGATGAACACTTGGGAAGATGTAAATGCTCATAAAGCAATCACAGGAAAAAATAAAAAGAAACTGGTTCTTGCAGGTCTGTGGACAAGCGTTTGTGTGGTAGGTCCGGCTTTATCTGCTATTGATGAAGGGTATGAGGTGTATATTATCACAGATGCTTCTGGTGACATTTCTAAAGAAGCTCATGACCAGGCAGTTACAAGAATGGTTCAGGCTGGTGCGCGTCCGATTACATCTGTTCAGTATGTTCTTGAATTACAGAGAGATTGGTCTAGAAAAGAAACGTATAAACCAGTGAATGATTTAATGAAAAAATATGGTGGTGCTTACGGTCTAGGAATCCAGTATGCGCAGGATATGCTTAAACACTAATCAATTTCAACAATGGCAGGTTGAAAACCTACCTGCCTTTTCTTTTTCAAACCACTAAAAGTAAATTATGAAATCAGTACATAAAATTCTATTCTCAATTGTGTTAGGAGCAGGATTGATGAATGCTCAGAAAGCTGACTTAATTGTAACCAACGGAAAAATAACAACGATGGATGATAAAAATCCGGAAGTTCAGGCAGTTGCCATTAAAGATCATAAAATTTTCCGGACAGGAACGAATACTCAAATTTTAAAACTAAAAGGAAGTTCTACAAAATTAATTGATGCTAAAGGAAACAGAGTGATTCCCGGATTATTTGATAGCCATTTACATGTAATTCGTGGGGGAAGATTTTATAACACAGAGCTTCGGTGGGACGGTGTGAAAACCTTGAAGAGAGCTTTAGAAATGCTGAAGGAGCAGGCCCGGAGAACGCCGAAAGGACAATGGGTAAGAGTGATTGGTGGTTGGAATGAATATCAGTTTGAAGAAAAAAGATTGCCAACTTTGGCAGAAATCAACGAAGCAACGGGTGATGTTCCAGCTTTTGTGATGTATCTCTACGGAAAAGCCTGGTTAAATAAAGCTGGTTTAAAGGAATTAAATATTAACGGAGACACACCCAATCCGTCTCAGGGTTTAATTGAAAAAGACAGCAATGGTGACCCTACTGGTTTGTTGGTTGCAGAACCTAATGCCTTTATTCTGTACTCAACTTTAGCAAAATTACCTGAATTATCAGAGGCGGAAAAAGAAAATTCTACATTACAGTATATGACTGAACTCAATCGTCTTGGAGTAACTGCTGTGATGGATGCGGGTGGTGGTTTTCAGAATTTCCCTGACGACTACGGAACAACGGATGCTCTGAATAAGCAGGGAAAGATTACGGTTAGATTACCCTATTATTTGTTTGCTCAAAAGAAGGGTTCTGAATTGTCTGATTATACAAAATGGACCGGAATGGTTGATATTGATGACCACGGGCATAATGACCATAATGAAATTGATTATCATGTGAATGGAGGTGGAGAAAACCTGGTTTCAGATGGTGCCGATTTTGAAAATTTTCTTTTTCCAAGACCAGAATTACCTGCAACAATGGAGAAAAATATGAAAGATGTGGTGAGTCTTTTGGTGAAAAAAAGATGGCCTTTCAGAATTCACGCAACCTATAATGAAAGTATTACAAGGTTTTTAAATGTCATTGAAGAAGTCAATAGAGAAACCCCTTTGAACGGATTGGTTTGGTTTATTGATCATGCTGAAACAGTGTCTGAAGAAAACATGAAAAGAATTAAGACTATGGGCGGAGGCATTGCAGTGCAACACAGAATGGCCTATCAGGGTGAAAGTTTCATCCACCGCTATGGTAAAAAAGCTGCTTTGGCTTCT
Proteins encoded in this region:
- a CDS encoding AraC family transcriptional regulator, which produces MARENIYQSLEVFYEKIDQCPLKDRQFNFFELVYVISGIGDHIVNENKIAYAAGDLFLITPNDYHGFDLNGICEFMVIRFGENYIKEYQWKSIDHIECLLYYASHLSGSVLVNNEDKKMISLLIQNLQQAIEHESIYNEDLTRHLVNAIIVIAARNIAVIKPENISSNTDVRILQILDYIQENIRQPKLLKVETIANEFGLSATYLGSYFRKQCNESIQQYLSSYKIRLIEHRLRFSDKRVHEIADEFGFADESHINKFFKRHKGKSLKAYRLEST
- a CDS encoding MarR family winged helix-turn-helix transcriptional regulator → MSENQNNISELALELGWAMTEMKSRLRQKIQARVNEYDPDLSFELIEILGLLSRNDGINQQEIANKVSKDKSSITYLINVLVKRELVERIAYKNDRRNKQIFLTSKGRKLIEKVYPWALELYKKAAGDLHQDEISKALLLVKKMTANLE
- a CDS encoding NAD(P)H-dependent oxidoreductase codes for the protein MKKIVVINGHPNQESFNSAIAESYINSSRATGAEVRYIAIGQLKFNPNLQFGYCQRMELEPDLVKALEDIQWSEHRCGYILFGGWVCLLS
- a CDS encoding universal stress protein, which gives rise to MRTILVPIDFTPTTENAVKAAAEWAKYYEYQNIILLKIAGESEFDYLHIAEGHSFVNEESVNSLLERTELRFDQLSQVVAEISPEVKVSRLLSDWAITRSINEVLKNEPSIEMIILGSDDSTSSNESFVSENIIRIARTSPVKALIVPNSHQYNSIHNIVIPCDINGIKKLERLFHHKSIIQKHDVHLSFLNINTKEKTEINSDKKKELEDYIRQHLTEIPSSIHYSYDENVINGILTFAASNNTDLIIALPGKHSFLYYMASRSISEGLYQNTNLPVLILK
- a CDS encoding serine hydrolase domain-containing protein gives rise to the protein MKKLTFLFLMITSNFIEAQQTKVEQFSTALDSIRTQLKIPGMAVALKQGNIVLLQKGYGFADLEKHIPATAQTTFRVASVTKTFTSTLVMQFVEQGKLKLDDPVEKYGINLNNPGITVKHLLTHTSEEIPGSHFQYNGYRYGLLGPILEKISGLPFYRLLSENILIPLRMTSSAPSITPEQVDEFSSANPSVLSFFQTTFNRLAKPYELTSSGDIKRIEYLNEFGAFGGLATSVADLLKYSDAIDRYQLVSKAGQKLVFTPNRTESGFITPYGLGWFVESYKGRDYYWHYGQTNGESALFIKVPSQKLTLAVICNTDRLSQPFPLGDGDLMMSPVGSLFYHFFIDENRHPDHQLENKELISKASMAILNNDTLKAQKLYEEYKKRNKFNAKPYHPSEKVIAEIQNVGIDKNLTRTFSLSHPTSINILGVGENCSGNGSSWCDYGWIEDFSGRMVWQMQNQPSSHAGGAVKNQKVNQEIILPQGKYTLHYKSDSGHAYNHWDSLPPDDFFWGIILLTNTQ
- a CDS encoding hydrolase — protein: MKKLILTFAAVVVSVTAFAQNAGKSMLNPTNHALVLIDHEGQMAFATKSISMEELRNNVALISGGSKIFNVPTVVTTVAEKSFAGPVFPEISEVYPEATSGYVDRTTMNTWEDVNAHKAITGKNKKKLVLAGLWTSVCVVGPALSAIDEGYEVYIITDASGDISKEAHDQAVTRMVQAGARPITSVQYVLELQRDWSRKETYKPVNDLMKKYGGAYGLGIQYAQDMLKH
- a CDS encoding NAD(P)H-dependent oxidoreductase — its product is MKGFFDRTFLPGIAFKNDKKGDRKGLLNAKSARIITTAGDLSLKVYEDEYQSSGLIQLKKGILEYCGVSHIENHFIGPLYELTAKERKEWLDTITGLAITDSL
- a CDS encoding alpha/beta hydrolase: MQEKIDTELLKAITDSPFNGINYEYLLANHPEKIREEEMAVMTMEELPPVPSSLSVENICIPSSEPQRNIRLRAYQPKGKQNLPVLLYFHGGAFIYGTPEQYDFIFYRLALDIDAAIVSVDYRLAPKHPFPAAMEDGYDVLLWLSESADQIGGNKNRIMIGGSSAGATIAASITHYARDKEEINILHQYLLYPPTDHLLKTSSMNELAHAPMQTKKAAEWMWKHYLQPSTAHPPRYSVPCQENNFKNLPEATIILCEFDPLKDEGKEYAKKLQDAGISVTLLEIEGAVHAFDFFPCQLSEAFHQQQVKLFNRILTRKS
- a CDS encoding amidohydrolase — translated: MKSVHKILFSIVLGAGLMNAQKADLIVTNGKITTMDDKNPEVQAVAIKDHKIFRTGTNTQILKLKGSSTKLIDAKGNRVIPGLFDSHLHVIRGGRFYNTELRWDGVKTLKRALEMLKEQARRTPKGQWVRVIGGWNEYQFEEKRLPTLAEINEATGDVPAFVMYLYGKAWLNKAGLKELNINGDTPNPSQGLIEKDSNGDPTGLLVAEPNAFILYSTLAKLPELSEAEKENSTLQYMTELNRLGVTAVMDAGGGFQNFPDDYGTTDALNKQGKITVRLPYYLFAQKKGSELSDYTKWTGMVDIDDHGHNDHNEIDYHVNGGGENLVSDGADFENFLFPRPELPATMEKNMKDVVSLLVKKRWPFRIHATYNESITRFLNVIEEVNRETPLNGLVWFIDHAETVSEENMKRIKTMGGGIAVQHRMAYQGESFIHRYGKKAALASPPVKKMLEMGIPVGLGTDGTRVASYNPWVALYWVTSGKTLGGTQVMAKENALDRKTALSLSTFGGYELIKDYEKGKIKEGYFADLTILDRDYFSVNEEEIKDITSKLTIVDGKVVYGDETYKHVAPASLPVLPEWSPVKYYGGYQTK